One stretch of Tepiditoga spiralis DNA includes these proteins:
- a CDS encoding flagellin yields the protein MRINHNLNAINAWRNLGHTNTMIGKSLEKLSSGLRINRAGDDAAGLAISEKMRAQIKGYDMATKNAQDGISLIQTAEGALTEVHSMLQRMREISVQAANDTNNTEDRNALKKEITQLQTEIDRIGSTTKFNGKSLFAASQSFSLQIGPDKDTNLVLNVKSQAVTTTKLGINSLAIDSNTNAQSAISSIDVAIKKVSSLRAQFGAYQNRLEHTVNNLSVSSENLTAAESRIRDVDMAKEMMKFTKQQILLQSSNAMLAQANQAPQQVLSLLR from the coding sequence ATGAGAATTAATCATAATTTAAATGCTATTAACGCTTGGAGAAACTTAGGTCACACTAACACTATGATTGGTAAATCTTTGGAAAAACTTTCTTCTGGTTTGAGAATTAATAGAGCTGGTGACGATGCTGCTGGTTTAGCTATTTCTGAAAAAATGAGAGCTCAAATTAAAGGTTATGATATGGCTACTAAAAATGCTCAAGATGGTATTTCCTTGATTCAAACCGCTGAAGGTGCTTTGACTGAAGTTCACTCTATGCTTCAAAGAATGAGAGAAATTTCTGTTCAAGCTGCTAATGACACCAATAACACTGAAGATAGAAATGCTCTTAAAAAAGAAATAACTCAACTACAAACTGAAATAGACAGAATTGGTTCTACTACTAAGTTTAATGGAAAATCTTTGTTTGCCGCTAGCCAATCGTTTAGCTTGCAAATTGGTCCTGATAAAGATACTAATCTAGTTCTTAATGTTAAATCTCAAGCTGTTACAACAACAAAGCTTGGAATTAATTCACTTGCTATAGATTCAAATACAAATGCTCAATCTGCTATATCTAGTATTGATGTAGCAATTAAAAAAGTTTCAAGCTTAAGAGCACAATTTGGAGCTTATCAAAATAGACTTGAACATACTGTTAATAATTTAAGTGTTTCAAGTGAAAATTTAACTGCTGCTGAATCTAGAATTAGAGATGTTGATATGGCTAAAGAAATGATGAAATTTACTAAACAACAAATTTTATTACAATCTTCTAACGCTATGCTAGCTCAAGCTAATCAAGCTCCTCAACAAGTTCTTTCTTTATTAAGATAA
- a CDS encoding flagellin, translated as MRINHNLNAINAWRNLGHTNTMIGKSLEKLSSGLRINRAGDDAAGLAISEKMRAQIKGYDMATKNAQDGISLIQTAEGALTEVHSMLQRMREISVQAANDTNNTEDRNALKKEITQLQTEINRIGSTTKFNGKTLFTSTAAFSLQIGPDKDTNLVLKVSSQSITTTKLGIGSINIASNTSSQIAISNIDGAIKQISSLRAQFGAYQNRLEHTVNNLSVSSENLTAAESRIRDVDMAKEMMKFTKQQILLQSSNAMLAQANQAPQQVLSLLR; from the coding sequence ATGAGAATTAATCATAATTTAAATGCTATTAACGCTTGGAGAAACTTAGGTCACACTAACACTATGATTGGTAAATCTTTGGAAAAACTTTCTTCTGGTTTGAGAATTAATAGAGCTGGTGACGATGCTGCTGGTTTAGCTATTTCTGAAAAAATGAGAGCTCAAATTAAAGGTTATGATATGGCTACTAAAAATGCTCAAGATGGTATTTCCTTGATTCAAACCGCTGAAGGTGCTTTGACTGAAGTTCACTCTATGCTTCAAAGAATGAGAGAAATTTCTGTTCAAGCTGCTAATGACACCAATAACACTGAAGATAGAAATGCTCTTAAAAAAGAAATAACTCAACTACAAACTGAAATAAATAGAATTGGTTCTACTACTAAGTTTAATGGAAAAACTTTGTTTACATCTACTGCTGCGTTTAGTTTACAAATTGGTCCTGATAAAGATACTAATCTAGTTCTTAAAGTTAGTTCTCAAAGTATCACAACAACAAAACTTGGAATTGGTTCAATTAACATAGCCTCAAATACAAGTTCTCAAATTGCTATATCTAACATTGATGGAGCTATTAAACAAATTTCAAGCTTAAGAGCACAATTTGGTGCTTATCAAAATAGACTTGAACATACTGTTAATAATTTAAGTGTTTCAAGTGAAAATTTAACTGCTGCTGAATCTAGAATTAGAGATGTTGATATGGCTAAAGAAATGATGAAATTTACTAAACAACAAATTTTATTACAATCTTCTAACGCTATGCTAGCTCAAGCTAATCAAGCTCCTCAACAAGTTCTTTCTTTATTAAGATAA
- a CDS encoding glycosyltransferase family 2 protein: MKISACLIVKNEEGNIERCLKSLKNEVDEIIIIDTGSKDNTVSLCKKYTNKIYFKEWKNNFSEARNYSIEKATGDWILIIDADEELYLKNVNLKAIVLEAHKNNYKVITPLNINYLSFDYSSYDEFNLPRLFLKNNIKYVRSVHNQPVYKGKEFYTSKIIIKHYGYLWTESLKIKKLKRSYPLILNEIDNFKNKNTETFIYYVGQKLKLDLISENNYIFLKDFYKYKDIIFKNADKSAMSIENIKDYIYIIQKYGKINEAEKNTKLFYSINNINPDIALIMANFYYKIKNYEKVIEYFEIFLNSLYLYYKNIDKITFSTMYNSILFKAFKMLFSSFTKSNKKIFINIKNEKLLFIYNNNNFSSLSELYFYFLLKDLNIENLNKPKLLKKDYIENIIDINFDKYAKKLNEKTKETLYYILLSYSIYYGNIQIIENNFFEYLENSFNSSDLAINLIFLEEIFNLINKNIFYKIILKKIGNDSKIWKFFEAFYYFRVGDRLKSLAFFNINKDIHKGSLRDSIKYKVIKDIEITNSLLIKHPYTLSSLEHNKNLYKNEKTFHNYLYKKIKSNTSLEFSTFINLLNYKSTKMSIINNYFDLYEKNRSLDILNNAMEIFNSLLNKKNIDIEELKIYLKNISTKFNNPYVITPHWALIYYNDFNKKNNSCFNPKDKIKKISIPAFNYNEDIEISFFNIWRENSFMYYKEKILSKKDNNILINYFKKDLEKLVDYFDNFIDFSNKTLLINTNNNYGIIGKNKYDFNISNYKNAIIFLPEILDFDIKEFIFNSLNVLDEILVITLKDIEECFDNPYTNYYIKNKIFFKNNFKLVFNNEKYNFFKK; the protein is encoded by the coding sequence TTGAAAATATCAGCTTGCTTAATAGTTAAAAATGAAGAAGGAAATATTGAGAGATGTTTAAAATCATTAAAAAATGAAGTTGACGAAATTATAATTATTGATACAGGATCTAAAGATAATACAGTATCATTATGTAAAAAATATACTAATAAAATTTATTTTAAAGAATGGAAAAATAATTTTTCTGAAGCAAGAAACTATTCCATAGAAAAAGCAACTGGAGATTGGATTCTTATAATTGATGCTGATGAAGAATTATATTTGAAAAATGTTAATTTAAAAGCTATTGTTTTAGAAGCTCATAAAAATAATTATAAAGTTATAACTCCATTAAATATAAACTATTTATCTTTTGATTATTCTTCTTATGATGAATTTAATTTACCTAGATTATTTTTAAAAAATAATATTAAGTATGTACGTTCAGTTCATAATCAACCTGTTTATAAAGGAAAAGAATTCTATACTTCAAAAATAATTATAAAACATTATGGATATCTTTGGACTGAAAGTTTAAAAATAAAAAAATTAAAAAGATCATATCCTCTTATTTTAAATGAAATTGATAATTTTAAAAACAAAAATACAGAAACCTTTATCTATTATGTAGGTCAAAAACTAAAATTAGATTTAATTTCAGAAAATAATTATATTTTTTTAAAAGATTTTTATAAGTATAAAGATATTATTTTTAAAAATGCAGATAAATCAGCAATGTCTATCGAAAATATAAAAGACTATATTTATATAATTCAAAAATATGGGAAAATTAATGAAGCTGAAAAAAATACAAAATTATTTTATTCTATAAATAATATTAATCCAGATATAGCATTAATAATGGCTAATTTTTATTATAAAATAAAAAATTATGAAAAAGTTATTGAATATTTTGAAATTTTTTTAAATTCTCTCTATCTTTATTATAAAAATATTGATAAAATAACTTTTTCAACAATGTATAATTCAATACTCTTTAAAGCTTTTAAAATGCTTTTTTCTTCATTTACTAAAAGTAATAAAAAGATTTTTATTAATATAAAAAATGAAAAACTATTATTTATTTATAATAATAATAATTTTTCTTCTTTATCTGAATTATATTTTTATTTTTTATTAAAAGATTTAAATATTGAAAATTTAAATAAACCTAAATTATTAAAAAAAGATTATATAGAAAATATTATAGATATAAATTTTGACAAATATGCTAAAAAATTAAATGAAAAAACTAAAGAAACTTTATATTATATTCTTTTATCTTATTCTATTTACTATGGAAATATTCAGATAATTGAAAATAATTTTTTTGAATATTTAGAAAATTCATTTAATTCGAGTGATTTAGCAATAAATTTAATTTTTTTAGAAGAAATTTTTAATTTGATAAACAAAAATATTTTTTATAAAATAATATTAAAAAAAATTGGTAATGATTCTAAAATTTGGAAATTTTTTGAAGCTTTTTATTATTTTAGAGTAGGAGACAGATTAAAATCTTTGGCGTTTTTTAACATTAATAAAGATATACATAAAGGAAGTTTAAGAGATTCTATAAAATATAAAGTAATAAAAGATATTGAAATTACAAATTCTTTATTAATAAAACATCCATATACACTTTCTTCATTAGAACATAACAAAAATTTATACAAAAATGAAAAAACATTTCATAATTATTTATATAAAAAAATTAAATCTAATACTTCTTTAGAATTTTCGACTTTTATAAACTTACTTAACTATAAATCAACAAAAATGTCCATTATAAATAATTATTTTGATTTATATGAAAAAAATAGAAGTTTAGATATTTTAAATAATGCCATGGAAATTTTTAACTCTTTGTTAAACAAAAAAAATATTGACATTGAAGAACTAAAAATATATTTAAAAAATATATCCACTAAATTTAACAATCCTTATGTAATAACTCCACACTGGGCTTTAATTTATTACAATGATTTTAATAAAAAAAATAATTCTTGTTTTAATCCAAAAGATAAAATAAAAAAAATATCTATTCCAGCTTTTAATTATAATGAAGATATAGAAATATCTTTTTTTAATATTTGGAGAGAAAATAGCTTCATGTATTATAAAGAAAAAATACTATCAAAAAAAGATAATAATATATTAATTAATTACTTTAAAAAAGATTTAGAAAAATTAGTTGATTATTTTGATAATTTTATTGATTTTTCAAACAAAACACTTTTAATAAACACAAATAATAATTATGGTATAATAGGAAAAAACAAATACGATTTTAATATCTCTAATTATAAAAATGCTATAATATTTTTACCAGAAATTTTAGATTTTGATATAAAAGAATTTATATTTAATTCATTGAATGTTTTAGATGAAATACTTGTTATTACTTTAAAAGACATAGAAGAATGTTTTGATAATCCTTATACTAATTATTATATTAAAAATAAAATATTTTTTAAAAATAATTTTAAATTAGTATTTAATAATGAAAAGTATAATTTTTTTAAAAAATAA
- the fliD gene encoding flagellar filament capping protein FliD — protein sequence MSDSNSYMGMFQIGGLASGIDTKSIVEKLMEIETQPLKKVQTNFDELKYKQKSWTEINDKLQGFWDYMTTFSFQKNLIPKKAESADTDKVEATALSTSSNIDFYVKTTQLASSSYIKGTADSAITTASTLSDLSALDGDTLTFTVDGNAVTLNIKDDGTGDLKTTDTIQTLTDVINSKTDSNMIFEDGQVFVLNKNTGDKSLQIDSSNANILDKLFSTGTATTLTDVANGVTGSNANVEISFDGSTTHMTLTESSNNFNFNNVTLNIKSVDTSFTKISVSQDIDKSVEKIKEFVDKYNDVMNFLYDKLNENKVTDKAESDMTDEDKMKGLLKGDSNLENLFYKIKNIGYSQLNLVNNTNDYTSLYSIGVSSGDLEGNYSNTEKGLLSVDEEKLKEALNNNAHDVWNLFALNDLNNEEYGIGTQLKNYLWDTTKFGGYIDQISGTTGTIGVQMRSLAKEMVTMLDNVHKKEAYYNMKFSAMEQAINNMNSQGSYISQAFSK from the coding sequence ATGTCTGATTCTAACAGCTATATGGGAATGTTTCAAATTGGTGGATTAGCATCTGGAATAGATACAAAGTCAATAGTTGAAAAATTGATGGAAATTGAAACACAACCATTAAAAAAAGTTCAAACAAATTTTGATGAATTAAAGTATAAACAAAAATCATGGACAGAAATAAATGATAAATTACAAGGTTTTTGGGATTATATGACAACATTTAGTTTTCAAAAAAATCTTATACCTAAAAAAGCAGAGTCTGCAGATACAGATAAGGTAGAAGCAACAGCACTCTCAACATCATCTAACATTGATTTTTATGTTAAAACAACACAATTAGCTTCGTCATCTTACATAAAAGGTACTGCTGATTCAGCTATAACAACAGCATCAACTTTATCAGATTTATCGGCTTTAGATGGGGATACATTAACTTTTACGGTTGATGGAAATGCAGTTACTTTAAATATAAAAGATGATGGAACTGGTGATTTAAAGACAACTGATACAATTCAAACTTTAACTGATGTTATAAATTCTAAAACAGATTCAAATATGATATTTGAAGATGGTCAAGTATTTGTTTTAAATAAAAATACGGGAGATAAATCCTTACAAATAGATTCGTCCAATGCAAATATTTTAGATAAGTTATTTTCAACAGGTACAGCAACAACCCTTACAGATGTAGCAAATGGAGTAACTGGTTCAAATGCAAATGTTGAAATTTCGTTTGATGGAAGTACTACACATATGACTTTAACAGAGTCATCTAATAATTTTAATTTTAATAATGTAACTTTGAATATAAAATCTGTAGATACATCATTTACAAAAATTTCAGTTTCTCAAGATATAGATAAATCAGTAGAAAAAATAAAAGAGTTTGTAGATAAATATAATGATGTAATGAATTTTCTTTATGATAAATTAAATGAAAATAAAGTTACGGATAAAGCTGAATCAGATATGACTGATGAGGATAAAATGAAGGGTTTGTTAAAAGGAGATAGTAACTTAGAAAATCTATTTTATAAAATAAAAAATATTGGATATTCACAATTAAATTTGGTGAATAATACAAATGATTATACATCTTTATATAGTATAGGAGTTTCTTCGGGAGACTTGGAAGGAAATTATAGTAATACTGAAAAAGGGTTATTAAGTGTAGATGAAGAAAAACTAAAAGAAGCATTAAATAATAATGCTCACGATGTTTGGAATCTTTTTGCTTTAAATGATTTAAATAATGAAGAATATGGAATAGGAACACAATTAAAAAATTATTTATGGGATACAACAAAATTTGGAGGATATATAGATCAAATATCTGGAACAACTGGAACAATTGGAGTTCAAATGAGAAGCTTAGCAAAAGAAATGGTAACTATGTTAGATAATGTACATAAAAAAGAAGCATATTATAATATGAAATTTTCAGCAATGGAACAAGCTATAAATAATATGAATTCACAAGGAAGCTATATATCTCAAGCATTTTCAAAATAG